Proteins from a genomic interval of Benincasa hispida cultivar B227 chromosome 7, ASM972705v1, whole genome shotgun sequence:
- the LOC120080959 gene encoding uncharacterized protein LOC120080959 — protein sequence MVFEDFMGLIVKEICLDVFTSSIELLVLLDFVMNEVQNVVQIREDKDIAWFLALVKEHNRRHPLVAHASSSCLEESSNVVSSGAENYLSTVPSSKPMIDDGDFQVIMDIHIPRDLKEKDVFASKEILSNCFYLIAVKKNFEFKTITSNSRAIVFRCVQDGCQWQASSSLIAECLRNDFRFSSSYTSTPSDIVNKVSSITDWSLSLISSITDNMKIMEAIGDGLQPVIEVIGTFTAYEADINGHFKYCYMAIGALIEGWKHCRPNISVDGTFLKCKYARTLLTPSTIDGNNQIFSIAFSIVDSENDASWRWFFENLKKSFGEREGLVIISDRHFNISKGVMNVFPNVEYCVCLRHLLQNMKLIYKDSLIDDIYYSCAKAYTIDKFEFYMKWMESIYPTIREYLSKVGFEKWACAHSRRRRYNMMTTNIFECLNNILKEPREFPVASLLDYIGEILQNWFYEKSQSALFVKIVLTSWAESELREQHNQSRSFKVDPINNEEYKVVDEDKHFFVNLAYKSYSCHVWDLVEIPCVHACADHHAIVLAGHSLEHIEPLCP from the exons ATGGTTTTTGAAGATTTTATGGGTTTAATAGTTAAGGAGATTTGTTTGGATGTGTTTACTTCTTCTATAgaacttttagttttattagattttgttatgaatGAGGTTCAAAATGTAGTTCAAATTCGTGAAGATAAGGACATAGCTTGGTTTTTGGCTTTAGTTAAGGAACACAATAGACGACATCCGTTGGTTGCTCATGCCAGTAGTTCATGTTTGGAAGAGTCTTCTAATGTTGTTTCTAGTGGAGCTGAGAATTATTTGTCTACTGTTCCTTCTTCTAAACCTATGATTGATGATGGTGATTTTCAAGTGATTATGGATATACATATTCCTcgtgatttgaaagaaaaagatgtgTTTGCTAGTAAAGAGATTTTATCAAAttgtttttacttgatagcggttaagaagaattttgaatttaagactATAACGTCAAATTCAAGAGCAATTGTGTTTCGATGTGTTCAAGATGGTTGTCAGTG GCAAGCTTCTTCATCCTTAATAGCTGAAtgtttgagaaatgattttagatttagttCTTCTTATACCTCAACTCCTAGTGATATTGTGAATAAAGTCT cttctattACTGATtggagtctatcactgatatcttCCATCACTGATAACATGAAAATAATGGAAGCTATTGGTGATGGACTGCAACCAGTGATAGAAGTTATTG gtACATTTACTGCCTATGAAGCTGACATAAATGGGCATTTTAAGTATTGTTATATGGCTATTGGAGCATTAATTGAGGGTTGGAAGCATTGTAGGCCTAATATATCAGTTGATGGGACATTTTTGAAATGTAAATATGCTAGGACTCTTTTGACGCCTTCAACAATTGACGGTAACAATCAGATTTTTTCTATTGCTTTTAGTATTGTTGACTCTGAAAATGATGCATCCTGGAGATGGTTTTTTGAGAATTTAAAGAAAAGTTTTGGTGAACGAGAAGGATTAGTCATTATTTCTGATCGACATTTTAACATTTCGAAAGGTGTTATGAATGTTTTTCCAAATGTTGAGTATTGTGTTTGTCTACGACACCTTTTGCAAAATATGAAGTTGATTTATAAGGATTCTTTAATTGATGACATATATTATAGTTGTGCAAAAGCTTATACAATTGataagtttgagttttatatgAAATGGATGGAATCAATATATCCTACAATTCGGGAATATCTCAGTAAAGTTGGTTTTGAGAAGTGGGCATGTGCACATTCTAGGAGAAGAAGGTATAATATGATGACTACTAATATTTTTGAGTGcttgaataatattttgaaagaaCCTAGGGAGTTCCCCGTTGCATCATTACTTGATTATATTGGAGAAATACTACAAAATTGGTTTTATGAAAAAAGTCAATCAGCATTATTCGTGAAGATTGTTTTGACTAGTTGGGCAGAGTCTGAGTTGCGAGAGCAACACAATCAGTCAAGAAGCTTCAAG GTTGATCCTATTAACAATGAAGAATACAAAGTAGTTGATGAGGACAAGCACTTTTTTGTAAATTTGGCCTATAAATCATACAGTTGTCATGTTTGGGATTTGGTGGAGATTCCATGTGTTCATGCTTGTGCT
- the LOC120080958 gene encoding PHD finger protein MALE STERILITY 1, with protein MTEVNGKKRRRGGGGGGERVFRFKSFGENGHPAELVGLFRENVEALLGFGRCEGGECGGEGFRCWSFRLQVQRQPPFHVVLFVVEEAAEAATVAARQCKQCQYVGWGQHMICNKKYHFVLPSKETMVAASSSSNSKSMLSLRLMELQGHILHGVFHSNGFGHLLCLNGQEMGNSLPGYLVMDFWDRLCNVLKARKVSLRDISQKRGMELRLLHNIAYGQSWFGQWGYKFSHGAFKVTIQMHQKAIEALQTLPLPLILHHFASIHPQVPFIFSKYQSLSNHPLLTLQDLLHFMLNLKSPLHTQNSMECSHSLAGFLLETSCRWSPKRVEMAVRVIIEALKRAEFRWVSRQEVRDAARIYIGDTGLLDFVLKSLGNHVVGNYLVRRTLNPVTKVLEYCLQDVCSNVQMKPRCKVGRAELAKDISHLYKYILGDQKPLQAKGILPTLTMASEIILDSKFLIKKYTAEPQTKPELEIEGKLNLLCTIRLKRQEATTILPYECIALNNNATIDELKGEVERNFKEIYWGLRSFEVKRIVDLEAKGKDLVVELVEVGGKLVFEGSGEDEGSFFFNNNNNGGIEKRIIECVCGAVEDDGERMVGCDICEIWQHTRCVQIPNEQQVPHIFICNRCDQKIALLHSLP; from the exons ATGACGGAGGTGAACGGGAAGAAGAGGAGGAGGGGCGGCGGCGGCGGGGGAGAAAGGGTGTTTAGATTCAAAAGCTTTGGGGAGAATGGGCATCCGGCGGAGCTTGTGGGGCTGTTCCGAGAGAATGTGGAGGCACTGCTAGGGTTCGGGCGGTGCGAGGGTGGAGAGTGCGGTGGTGAGGGGTTTCGGTGTTGGTCGTTTCGGCTCCAGGTTCAGCGGCAGCCACCTTTTCATGTCGTGTTGTTTGTCGTGGAGGAGGCGGCGGAGGCGGCTACCGTGGCAGCGAGGCAGTGTAAACAATGCCAGTATGTTG GGTGGGGACAGCATATGATATGCAATAAAAAGTATCACTTTGTGTTGCCATCAAAGGAGACAATGGTggctgcttcttcttcttcaaacagCAAAAGCATGTTGAGTTTGAGGCTGATGGAATTACAAGGTCATATTCTTCATGGGGTTTTCCATTCTAATGGCTTTGGCCATTTGCTGTGCCTCAATGGACAAGAAATGGGCAATTCATTACCTGGCTACCTTGTCATGGACTTTTGGGATCGCTTGTGCAATGTACTTAAAGCAAG GAAGGTGAGTTTGAGGGACATTTCACAAAAGAGAGGAATGGAACTAAGGCTACTCCACAACATTGCCTATGGTCAGTCATGGTTTGGCCAATGGGGTTACAAATTTAGCCATGGAGCCTTCAAAGTGACCATTCAAATGCACCAAAAAGCCATTGAAGCCCTTCAAACCCTCCCTCTCCCTCTCATTCTCCACCACTTTGCCTCTATTCATCCCCAAGTTCCCTTCATTTTCTCCAAGTATCAATCCCTCTCTAACCACCCTCTTCTCACCCTCCAAGATCTCCTCCATTTCATGCTCAACCTCAAATCCCCTCTCCACACACAAAACTCCATGGAATGCTCCCATAGCTTGGCCGGATTCTTGCTCGAGACCTCTTGTCGATGGTCCCCGAAGCGTGTTGAGATGGCGGTTCGAGTCATCATCGAGGCATTGAAGCGAGCGGAGTTTCGATGGGTTTCTCGGCAGGAGGTACGAGATGCAGCTCGTATTTATATCGGCGATACAGGGTTGCTGGATTTCGTGTTGAAGTCATTAGGAAATCATGTTGTTGGAAATTATTTGGTTCGAAGAACATTGAATCCTGTGACCAAGGTGCTTGAGTATTGCTTGCAAGATGTTTGCAGTAATGTTCAAATGAAACCCAG GTGTAAAGTTGGGAGAGCTGAGTTAGCAAAAGATATCTCCCACCTCTACAAATACATTCTTGGAGACCAAAAGCCATTGCAGGCCAAAGGAATTCTTCCCACTCTAACAATGGCTTCCGAGATCATCCTCGACTCGAAGTTCCTCATCAAGAAGTACACAGCCGAGCCACAAACGAAACCCGAGCtcgaaattgaaggaaaattaaacctattgtGCACAATTAGACTCAAAAGACAAGAAGCAACAACAATACTTCCATATGAGTGCATTGCATTGAATAACAATGCCACCATTGATGAGCTAAAGGGGGAGGTGGAAAGGAACTTCAAAGAAATATATTGGGGATTGAGGAGTTTTGAAGTGAAAAGGATAGTGGATTTGGAGGCAAAAGGGAAGGATTTGGTGGTTGAGTTAGTGGAAGTAGGTGGGAAGTTGGTGTTTGAAGGAAGTGGAGAAGATGAAGGAAGCTTTttcttcaataataataataatggtggAATTGAGAAGAGAATTATAGAGTGTGTTTGTGGAGCTGTGGAAGATGATGGGGAGAGGATGGTGGGTTGTGATATTTGTGAAATTTGGCAGCACACAAGGTGTGTACAAATACCAAATGAACAACAAGTTCCTCACATTTTTATTTGTAATAGGTGTGACCAAAAAATTGCATTGCTACATTCACTGCCTTAG